In Bacteroides coprosuis DSM 18011, the following are encoded in one genomic region:
- a CDS encoding chorismate synthase (COGs: COG0082 Chorismate synthase~InterPro IPR000453~KEGG: bth:BT_2084 chorismate synthase~PFAM: Chorismate synthase~PRIAM: Chorismate synthase~SPTR: Chorismate synthase;~TIGRFAM: Chorismate synthase~IMG reference gene:2504105756~PFAM: Chorismate synthase~TIGRFAM: chorismate synthase) — MFNSFGNILRLTSFGESHGKGIGGVIDGFPAGITIDEEFIQNELDRRKPGQSRLTTARKESDKVEFLSGIFEGKTTGCPIGFIVWNTNQHSNDYNNLKEVFRPSHADFTYHNKYGVRDHRGGGRSSARETVSRVVAGSLAKLALKQLGIEITAYTSQVGPIKLDKSYSEYDFSEIEKNDVRCPDPQKAEEMDALIYKIKGEGNTIGGTVSCVVKGTPIGLGEPVFGKLHAALGNAMLSINAVKGFEYGQGFRNLEQTGKEQNDIFFENQGKIDFKSNNSGGIQGGISNGQDIYFRVAFKPVATILMEQETVTVEGKDTVLKARGRHDSCVLPRAVPIVEAMTALTILDFYLINKTTYL, encoded by the coding sequence ATATTGAGATTAACCAGCTTTGGGGAATCTCACGGAAAAGGTATAGGTGGTGTAATCGATGGTTTTCCTGCAGGGATTACTATAGATGAAGAGTTTATACAAAATGAGCTCGATCGCCGAAAACCAGGTCAATCTAGATTAACCACAGCACGGAAAGAATCTGATAAAGTTGAGTTTCTATCGGGTATCTTCGAAGGGAAAACAACCGGATGCCCTATCGGTTTTATAGTGTGGAACACCAATCAGCATTCCAATGACTACAATAATTTAAAAGAGGTCTTCAGACCCTCTCATGCCGATTTTACATATCACAATAAATATGGAGTAAGAGATCATCGAGGTGGAGGAAGATCTTCAGCTAGAGAAACTGTATCTCGTGTGGTAGCTGGTTCATTAGCAAAACTCGCATTAAAACAATTGGGCATTGAAATAACAGCTTATACATCTCAAGTAGGTCCTATCAAACTAGATAAATCTTATTCAGAATACGATTTCTCTGAAATTGAAAAGAATGATGTACGATGTCCTGATCCTCAAAAAGCAGAAGAGATGGATGCTCTTATTTATAAAATCAAAGGAGAAGGTAATACAATTGGAGGTACAGTATCTTGTGTTGTAAAAGGTACTCCTATTGGATTGGGTGAACCCGTATTTGGTAAATTGCATGCTGCACTAGGCAATGCTATGCTATCCATAAATGCAGTGAAAGGGTTTGAGTATGGACAAGGTTTCAGAAACCTAGAACAAACGGGTAAAGAGCAAAATGATATTTTCTTTGAAAACCAAGGCAAAATAGACTTCAAAAGTAATAATTCGGGTGGCATACAAGGAGGCATCAGTAATGGTCAAGACATTTATTTTCGAGTAGCCTTTAAACCTGTAGCTACTATTTTAATGGAACAAGAAACGGTAACTGTTGAAGGAAAAGACACCGTATTAAAAGCGAGAGGTAGACACGACTCTTGCGTTCTACCTAGGGCTGTACCTATAGTAGAAGCCATGACAGCACTCACAATTTTAGACTTTTATTTAATCAATAAAACTACATATCTATGA
- a CDS encoding Beta-Ala-His dipeptidase (COGs: COG0624 Acetylornithine deacetylase/Succinyl-diaminopimelate desuccinylase and related deacylase~InterPro IPR002933:IPR011650~KEGG: bth:BT_2085 putative succinyl-diaminopimelate desuccinylase~PFAM: Peptidase M20; Peptidase M20, dimerisation~PRIAM: Beta-Ala-His dipeptidase~SPTR: Putative uncharacterized protein;~IMG reference gene:2504105757~PFAM: Peptidase family M20/M25/M40; Peptidase dimerisation domain) has product MNEIKSYIKDNEKRMLEELFSLIRIPSISAKPEHKEDMIKCANRWKELLLAAGVDKVDIMPTKGHPILYAEKMVDPKAKTVLIYGHYDVMPAEPLELWKSNPFEPEIRDEHIWARGADDDKGQSFIQAKAFEYLNKNGLLQNNIKFILEGEEEIGSPNLEAFCKEHKELLKSDIILVSDTSMLSAELPSLTTGLRGLAYWQLEVTGPNRDLHSGHFGGAVANPINALCGIISKMVDEDGRITIPGFYDKVADIPAEERQMIAQIPFDEEKYKKAIDVAEVAGEKGYSTIERNSCRPSFDVCGIWGGYTGEGSKTVLPSKAYAKVSTRLVAHQDYEEILQLFEDYVQQIAPKSVKVKVIPSHGGQGYLCPIDLPAYQAAERGFEKAFGKKPLPVRRGGSIPIIATFEEVLGVKTILMGFGLESNAIHSPNENFPLDMFRKGIEAVIGFHKEYAKL; this is encoded by the coding sequence ATGAATGAAATCAAATCTTACATTAAAGACAATGAAAAAAGAATGCTAGAAGAGCTATTCAGCTTAATTCGCATTCCGAGTATCAGTGCAAAACCAGAGCACAAAGAAGACATGATCAAATGTGCCAATCGCTGGAAAGAACTCTTATTAGCTGCAGGTGTTGACAAAGTAGATATTATGCCCACAAAAGGTCACCCCATACTCTACGCTGAAAAAATGGTAGACCCTAAAGCTAAGACAGTACTTATCTATGGACACTACGATGTTATGCCAGCCGAACCATTAGAATTATGGAAAAGCAATCCTTTTGAACCCGAGATCAGAGATGAACACATCTGGGCAAGAGGTGCTGACGACGATAAAGGACAATCATTTATTCAAGCAAAAGCTTTTGAATACCTAAATAAGAACGGATTACTTCAAAATAACATCAAGTTTATACTTGAAGGTGAAGAAGAAATCGGTTCACCCAACCTTGAAGCATTCTGCAAAGAACATAAAGAACTATTGAAATCGGATATTATATTAGTATCAGATACTAGTATGCTAAGTGCAGAATTGCCTTCATTGACCACAGGACTACGTGGTTTAGCTTATTGGCAATTAGAAGTTACAGGACCAAATAGGGACTTGCATTCGGGTCACTTTGGTGGAGCAGTAGCTAATCCAATTAATGCTCTATGCGGTATCATCAGTAAAATGGTAGATGAAGATGGTAGAATTACAATTCCTGGTTTCTACGACAAAGTAGCAGATATTCCTGCTGAAGAACGCCAAATGATTGCTCAAATACCTTTTGACGAAGAGAAATACAAAAAAGCAATTGATGTTGCTGAAGTAGCTGGAGAAAAAGGATATAGTACTATTGAAAGAAATAGCTGTCGCCCATCATTCGACGTTTGTGGTATCTGGGGTGGATATACTGGAGAGGGTTCCAAAACCGTTTTACCTTCTAAAGCCTATGCTAAAGTATCAACTCGACTAGTTGCTCATCAAGACTACGAAGAAATACTTCAACTTTTTGAAGATTATGTACAGCAAATTGCTCCAAAATCGGTAAAAGTAAAAGTAATACCTAGCCATGGTGGACAAGGTTATCTATGCCCTATAGACCTTCCAGCCTACCAAGCTGCTGAAAGAGGTTTTGAAAAAGCATTTGGTAAAAAACCTCTACCAGTAAGGAGAGGTGGAAGTATTCCTATCATTGCTACATTTGAAGAAGTATTGGGGGTTAAGACAATCTTAATGGGCTTTGGATTGGAAAGTAATGCAATCCACTCACCAAACGAAAACTTTCCTCTAGACATGTTTAGAAAAGGTATTGAAGCTGTAATAGGCTTCCATAAAGAATATGCTAAATTATAA
- a CDS encoding Methylglyoxal synthase (COGs: COG1803 Methylglyoxal synthase~HAMAP: Methylglyoxal synthase~InterPro IPR004363:IPR011607~KEGG: bfs:BF3624 methylglyoxal synthase~PFAM: Methylglyoxal synthase-like domain~PRIAM: Methylglyoxal synthase~SMART: Methylglyoxal synthase-like domain~SPTR: Methylglyoxal synthase;~IMG reference gene:2504105758~PFAM: MGS-like domain~TIGRFAM: methylglyoxal synthase): MEKTRRLVRKIGLVAHDAMKKDMIEWVLWNSEILKGHTFFCTGTTGTLIKQALKNKHPEEEWDITILKSGPLGGDQQMGSRIVEGEIDYLFFFTDPMTLQPHDTDVKALTRLAGVENIIFCCNRSTADHIISSPLFEDPEYVRTHPDYTTYTKRFEDKNVVDEAVESVEKRLKE; encoded by the coding sequence ATGGAAAAAACACGTAGATTAGTTAGAAAAATAGGGTTGGTTGCTCACGATGCAATGAAGAAAGATATGATAGAATGGGTTTTATGGAACTCTGAAATATTAAAAGGTCATACTTTTTTCTGTACAGGAACGACTGGTACATTAATTAAGCAAGCCTTAAAAAATAAGCATCCTGAAGAAGAGTGGGATATTACGATATTAAAATCAGGTCCACTTGGCGGTGATCAACAAATGGGTTCACGCATAGTAGAAGGAGAGATAGATTACTTATTCTTCTTTACAGACCCAATGACGTTGCAACCTCATGATACTGACGTTAAAGCTTTGACTAGACTAGCAGGCGTAGAAAATATCATATTCTGCTGCAATCGTTCAACTGCCGACCACATTATTAGTAGTCCGTTGTTTGAAGATCCTGAGTATGTTCGTACCCATCCAGATTACACTACTTATACTAAGCGTTTCGAAGATAAGAACGTGGTAGATGAAGCTGTGGAATCTGTTGAAAAGAGATTAAAAGAATAA
- a CDS encoding glycosyl transferase family 2 (COGs: COG1216 glycosyltransferase~InterPro IPR001173~KEGG: bth:BT_2151 glycosyltransferase~PFAM: Glycosyl transferase, family 2~SPTR: Putative uncharacterized protein;~IMG reference gene:2504105759~PFAM: Glycosyl transferase family 2) gives MNKVAVVILNWNGAEMLDQFLPFVVQNSLSCEGAVVYVADNGSTDTSVELVQQKYPEVQLLVLDQNYGFAEGYNRAIQSIEAEYIVLLNSDVEVAPNWLEPMVEYLDAHPEVAACQPKIRSWRDKLSFEYAGACGGFIDKYGYPFCRGRIMNTLEKDENQYESVIPIFWATGAALFIRRNVYLEVGGLDSRFFAHMEEIDLCWRINARGHQIVVIPQSIVYHVGGATLSYNNPKKTFLNFRNNLVMIYKNISSSELNKVLQVRRILDYIAILFFILKGELKNAKAVYSARREFYQMKHEFAASREENLKYSKQKLNGIYRKSIIFDYYIRGVKKFSLIRIK, from the coding sequence ATGAATAAGGTAGCAGTTGTTATACTAAATTGGAATGGAGCTGAGATGCTCGATCAGTTTTTACCTTTTGTTGTTCAAAATAGTTTGTCTTGTGAGGGGGCTGTGGTTTATGTTGCTGATAATGGCTCTACAGACACTTCTGTTGAGTTAGTACAACAAAAGTATCCAGAAGTTCAGCTACTCGTACTCGATCAAAATTATGGCTTTGCAGAAGGATATAATAGAGCAATACAATCTATCGAAGCTGAATATATCGTTCTCTTAAACTCTGATGTTGAGGTTGCTCCAAATTGGTTAGAACCCATGGTGGAGTATTTGGATGCTCATCCAGAGGTAGCAGCTTGCCAACCAAAAATCAGAAGCTGGAGGGATAAGTTGTCTTTTGAATACGCAGGTGCTTGTGGCGGATTTATAGATAAATATGGATATCCTTTTTGTAGAGGAAGAATTATGAATACTCTAGAAAAGGATGAAAATCAATACGAGTCTGTTATTCCTATCTTTTGGGCTACAGGAGCTGCTTTATTTATCCGAAGAAATGTGTATTTAGAGGTAGGAGGATTAGACTCTCGTTTCTTTGCACACATGGAGGAGATAGATCTCTGTTGGAGAATCAATGCTAGAGGTCATCAAATTGTTGTTATACCCCAAAGCATAGTATATCATGTTGGTGGTGCTACTCTGAGCTATAATAATCCCAAAAAGACTTTTCTCAACTTTAGAAATAATCTTGTAATGATTTACAAGAATATCTCTAGTTCTGAGTTAAATAAAGTTTTACAAGTTCGAAGAATATTAGATTATATCGCTATCTTGTTTTTCATATTAAAAGGAGAACTTAAGAATGCCAAAGCTGTTTATAGTGCTAGGAGAGAGTTCTATCAGATGAAGCATGAGTTTGCTGCGTCTAGGGAAGAAAACCTAAAGTATTCTAAACAGAAACTTAATGGAATATATAGAAAATCTATAATATTTGATTATTATATTAGAGGTGTAAAGAAGTTTTCACTGATAAGAATAAAATAA
- a CDS encoding lipid A biosynthesis acyltransferase (COGs: COG1560 Lauroyl/myristoyl acyltransferase~InterPro IPR004960~KEGG: bfs:BF3626 putative LipD A biosynthesis related exported protein~PFAM: Bacterial lipid A biosynthesis acyltransferase~SPTR: Putative acetyltransferase;~IMG reference gene:2504105760~PFAM: Bacterial lipid A biosynthesis acyltransferase) → MKDKILYGLVFGFFWLLACLPFWTLYLISDLLSFILYRVVGYRRKVVRTNLTNSFPDKSLDEIKKIERKFYHYIADYFVEEIKIMRLSHKQLLKRMSYHNQKLFLDCIEEYGGVVLLIPHYANFEWIIGMGAIMKEGDLPVQIYKPLRNQYFDKLFNYIRSRFGGYNVKKHSTVRELVRLKRDGIKMAVGLIADQNPSSNDARYWTTFLNQDTVFMDGAERIAKMMRFPVLYCDLERIKRGYCKMTFRLVTKEPKATADGEITEAFARHIEETIHREPAFWFWSHKRWKRKREHQDE, encoded by the coding sequence ATGAAAGATAAAATTCTATATGGTTTAGTCTTTGGTTTCTTTTGGTTATTAGCTTGCTTACCTTTTTGGACGTTATATCTAATATCGGATCTGTTATCATTTATACTTTATCGAGTTGTCGGATATAGAAGAAAAGTAGTGAGAACGAATTTAACTAATTCTTTCCCTGATAAGAGTCTCGATGAAATAAAGAAAATAGAGAGAAAGTTCTATCATTATATAGCCGATTATTTTGTGGAGGAGATTAAGATTATGCGTCTTTCACATAAACAGCTCTTAAAGAGAATGTCTTATCATAATCAAAAGCTTTTTTTAGATTGTATTGAGGAATATGGTGGAGTCGTTCTTCTTATTCCTCATTATGCTAATTTTGAATGGATTATAGGAATGGGAGCAATTATGAAAGAAGGTGATCTTCCCGTTCAAATTTATAAACCTCTTCGAAATCAATACTTTGATAAGTTGTTTAATTATATCCGTTCTCGTTTCGGAGGATATAATGTTAAAAAGCATTCCACAGTTAGAGAGCTTGTTCGGTTAAAACGCGATGGCATTAAAATGGCTGTCGGTTTAATTGCCGATCAGAATCCGAGTAGTAATGATGCTCGTTATTGGACCACTTTTTTGAATCAAGATACTGTTTTTATGGATGGGGCAGAACGTATTGCCAAAATGATGCGTTTCCCTGTTTTATATTGTGATTTGGAAAGAATAAAAAGAGGTTATTGCAAGATGACGTTTAGGTTAGTTACCAAAGAGCCTAAAGCAACAGCTGATGGAGAAATTACAGAAGCTTTTGCTCGACATATCGAAGAAACTATTCATAGAGAGCCTGCATTTTGGTTCTGGTCTCATAAACGTTGGAAACGAAAAAGGGAGCATCAAGATGAATAA
- a CDS encoding MiaB-like tRNA modifying enzyme (COGs: COG0621 2-methylthioadenine synthetase~InterProIPR005839:IPR006467:IPR013848:IPR007197:IPR 006638~KEGG: bth:BT_2153 putative Fe-S oxidoreductase~PFAM: Methylthiotransferase, N-terminal; Radical SAM~SMART: Elongator protein 3/MiaB/NifB~SPTR: Putative uncharacterized protein;~TIGRFAM: MiaB-like tRNA modifying enzyme; Methylthiotransferase~IMG reference gene:2504105761~PFAM: Radical SAM superfamily; Uncharacterized protein family UPF0004~TIGRFAM: MiaB-like tRNA modifying enzyme; radical SAM methylthiotransferase, MiaB/RimO family): MIDNTIFQNKKAAYYTLGCKLNFSETSTFGKILREYGVRTARKNEIADICIINTCSVTEMADKKCRQAIKRMHREHPGAFIVVTGCYAQLKPDEITEIEGVDIVLGSEQKKDFIKFLGNLEKKDGAQAYTTKLTDIKTFSPSCSRGNRTRFFLKVQDGCDYFCTYCTIPFARGFSRNGSIESIVNQAKQAARDGGKEIVITGVNTGDFGKTTNETFIDLVKLLDEVEGIERFRISSIEPNLLTDEIIEFVAQSKRFMPHFHIPLQSGSDDVLKLMHRRYDTALFAHKVEKIKALVPHAFIGVDVIVGTRGETQTFFDKSLDFIESLDITQLHVFSYSERPGTMALKIDHEVSPQEKHERSQRLLAISDKKTEAFYEQFIGQEMPVLFEKAHNSDVMHGFTPNYIRVEIPNHPELDNEIRSVKLGEFNESRTALKGELI; this comes from the coding sequence ATGATTGATAATACTATTTTCCAAAATAAAAAAGCGGCCTATTACACTCTAGGCTGCAAGTTAAACTTCTCAGAAACATCTACTTTTGGTAAAATATTAAGAGAGTATGGTGTACGTACTGCACGAAAAAATGAAATAGCCGATATCTGTATAATTAACACTTGCTCTGTTACTGAAATGGCTGATAAAAAGTGTAGACAAGCTATAAAGAGGATGCATAGAGAGCATCCAGGAGCTTTTATCGTTGTTACTGGATGTTATGCTCAGCTTAAACCCGATGAAATTACTGAAATTGAGGGGGTTGACATTGTACTAGGTTCGGAGCAAAAGAAAGATTTTATTAAGTTTTTAGGTAATTTAGAGAAGAAGGATGGAGCTCAAGCCTATACTACTAAGTTGACTGATATAAAAACTTTTTCTCCTTCTTGCTCGAGAGGGAACAGAACTAGATTTTTCTTGAAGGTTCAGGATGGTTGTGACTATTTCTGTACTTATTGTACAATACCATTTGCTAGAGGGTTTAGTAGAAATGGATCTATTGAATCGATTGTAAATCAAGCTAAGCAGGCTGCTCGTGATGGTGGAAAGGAAATAGTTATTACGGGAGTTAATACAGGAGATTTTGGTAAGACAACCAATGAAACATTTATAGACTTAGTTAAATTACTTGATGAAGTTGAAGGTATTGAACGTTTTAGGATTTCATCGATAGAACCTAATTTGTTGACAGATGAGATTATTGAGTTTGTAGCTCAGTCTAAACGATTTATGCCTCATTTCCATATTCCTCTTCAATCAGGAAGTGATGATGTGTTAAAGCTTATGCATAGACGTTATGATACGGCTTTATTTGCTCATAAGGTTGAAAAAATAAAAGCTTTAGTACCTCATGCATTTATTGGCGTAGATGTAATTGTGGGGACACGTGGAGAGACACAAACTTTTTTTGATAAGAGTTTAGATTTTATTGAATCACTTGATATTACTCAACTTCATGTGTTTAGTTATTCCGAACGTCCTGGAACAATGGCCTTGAAAATAGACCATGAAGTATCTCCTCAAGAGAAACATGAACGTAGTCAACGTTTACTTGCTATTTCGGATAAGAAGACAGAAGCTTTTTATGAGCAGTTTATTGGTCAAGAGATGCCTGTCCTTTTCGAAAAAGCTCATAATTCTGACGTGATGCATGGCTTTACGCCCAATTATATTCGTGTAGAAATACCCAATCATCCTGAGTTGGACAATGAAATAAGAAGTGTGAAATTAGGAGAATTTAATGAGTCAAGAACTGCACTGAAAGGAGAATTAATCTAA
- a CDS encoding Long-chain-fatty-acid--CoA ligase (COGs: COG1022 Long-chain acyl-CoA synthetase (AMP-forming)~InterPro IPR000873~KEGG: bfs:BF3628 putative long-chain-fatty-acid--CoA ligase~PFAM: AMP-dependent synthetase/ligase~PRIAM: Long-chain-fatty-acid--CoA ligase~SPTR: Putative uncharacterized protein;~manually curated~IMG reference gene:2504105762~PFAM: AMP-binding enzyme), producing MIKENFIKLYEHSFRDNWDLPCYTDYGQNTSFTYGEVAKEIAKLHLLFEHCKLRRGDKIALIGKNNSKWCIAYMASITYGAIIVPILQDFNPNDVHHIVNHSESIFLFTSDTIWDTLEEEKLPNIRGVFSLTDFRCLHQRDGETVQKFMKYINQKMKTAYPHGFSPDDIVYTDLSNDKVMLLNYTSGTTGFSKGVMLTGNNLAGNVTFGIRTELLKKGDNVLSFLPLAHAYGCAFDFLTATAVGTHVTLLGKVPSPKIIIKAFEEVKPNLIITVPLVIEKIYTNVIQPMLSKKGMKWALSIPVLDSQIYAQIRKKLIDSLGGRFKEIIIGGAAMNPEVEDFFYKIKFPFTIGYGMTECGPLISYAPWDEFVPGSSGKTLDIMEARVYKENTSDKLGEIQIRGENVMVGYYKNEEATKDVFTKDGWLRTGDLGTIDENNNIFIRGRSKTMILTSSGQNIFPEEIETRLNNLPFVVESIVVERNKKLVALVYADYESLGSLGLDNPESLKTIMDENLKNLNKAVAAYEKVSQIQLYPTEFEKTPKKSIKRYLYDNI from the coding sequence ATGATAAAAGAAAACTTTATAAAGTTATATGAACACAGTTTCCGAGATAACTGGGATTTACCATGTTATACCGATTATGGTCAGAACACTAGTTTTACCTACGGAGAAGTTGCTAAAGAAATAGCTAAACTACATCTTTTATTTGAACATTGTAAACTTCGCCGAGGAGATAAAATAGCTTTAATAGGGAAAAACAACTCTAAATGGTGTATTGCTTATATGGCTTCTATCACCTACGGAGCAATTATTGTTCCTATTTTACAAGATTTTAACCCCAATGACGTTCATCACATTGTTAACCACTCTGAATCTATCTTCCTATTCACAAGTGATACCATTTGGGATACACTAGAAGAAGAGAAACTACCTAATATCAGAGGTGTATTTTCCTTAACAGACTTTAGATGCCTTCACCAAAGAGATGGTGAAACCGTTCAAAAGTTTATGAAATACATTAATCAGAAAATGAAAACAGCTTATCCTCATGGCTTTAGTCCTGACGATATTGTTTATACCGATTTATCTAATGATAAGGTAATGCTTCTTAATTATACATCAGGAACTACAGGATTCAGTAAAGGTGTAATGCTAACAGGCAATAACTTAGCAGGAAATGTAACTTTTGGTATACGTACAGAGCTACTTAAAAAAGGAGATAATGTACTTTCGTTTCTCCCCCTAGCTCATGCTTATGGATGTGCCTTCGACTTTTTAACAGCTACTGCTGTAGGTACACATGTTACCCTTTTAGGAAAAGTTCCTTCTCCTAAAATTATCATAAAAGCTTTTGAAGAAGTAAAGCCAAACCTTATTATAACTGTTCCTCTTGTTATAGAGAAGATATATACCAATGTTATTCAGCCCATGTTGAGCAAGAAAGGGATGAAATGGGCACTTAGTATTCCCGTTTTAGACTCCCAGATCTATGCTCAAATACGAAAGAAACTTATCGACTCACTGGGAGGCAGATTTAAAGAAATCATTATTGGAGGTGCAGCAATGAACCCAGAAGTAGAAGATTTCTTTTATAAAATAAAATTCCCTTTTACCATTGGTTATGGCATGACAGAGTGTGGTCCACTGATTAGTTACGCTCCTTGGGATGAATTTGTTCCTGGTTCTTCGGGTAAGACTCTCGATATTATGGAAGCCCGTGTATATAAGGAAAATACAAGTGATAAGTTAGGAGAAATACAAATACGTGGTGAAAATGTTATGGTAGGCTACTACAAAAATGAAGAAGCAACCAAAGATGTGTTTACTAAAGATGGCTGGTTGAGAACTGGAGACTTAGGGACAATTGATGAAAATAATAATATCTTCATTCGTGGAAGAAGTAAAACGATGATTCTTACATCTAGTGGGCAAAATATATTCCCAGAAGAGATTGAAACTCGTTTAAACAACTTACCATTTGTAGTTGAAAGTATAGTTGTCGAACGCAATAAAAAACTTGTAGCACTTGTATATGCTGACTATGAATCTCTAGGTTCTCTAGGCTTAGATAATCCTGAAAGTTTAAAAACGATAATGGATGAAAATTTGAAGAATCTAAACAAAGCAGTTGCAGCATACGAAAAGGTAAGTCAGATACAACTCTACCCTACCGAGTTCGAAAAAACTCCGAAGAAGAGCATCAAAAGATATCTATACGATAATATTTAA